GTTGAGTAGTTTAATGGTCATTTATTTTTTCGGACGGGCGAAGTCGCGCTATACGAAAACGCTAAGTGATTTTGTCTGCGGCAAAGTCTTCAGGACAAAGGCCGTTAACGATTCCCTGTCTGTCTGCCCCAACATCCGGCCTTTTTCCTTTCCGCGATGCAAGATCAAATAGGTGGGAGTCCCTGCAATTCCAAGTTTCTGCCTGAATGCACCAATACAATTCATATCCAGCAAACATACCTTCAACGCCTCACCATAAATTTTCGATAAACCTTTTAGGACTTCTCCCTGGTGTTTGAAGTCAGGGCTTAAATGAAGACATGTCAGCAGAACGGGCCGCCATTCGTTCACGACCTCGGACTCAAAATTGTCCAAATCGATATTCAAAAACGCGGTTTTCACCGGCAATGGCTCTTTGTCCCAATTGGTATCCATTGCTAAGGGCATGGCATGGTTCCTTTTCTAAATTCGAAACGTTCAGATGTGTTACTTATGGGCAACATGTATGCCACTTAAGTAACAGGGCGGTTTGTTGCTACATTTGACAAGTATGTTCAGCTAGTTATTGCTGTGGGGATGGGCGCCGTCGGCCTAACGAATCTGTCCAAGAAAACGGACAAAACTCCGGAAAACAGGACTCTTGTCCTCCATACCAGACACCCGGGAGAGACCGACGGAATAGGGGTTAACCACGAGTGGATAGCTTGTGCTTGTTCAGGAGGGCATACAAGTGGGAACGAGACATGCCGCATATGCGGCAGGCTGCTTTGATATTTCCTCTGGTGAGTGATATCAGGTCTTGTAAGTATTCTTGTTCTGTGGCTTGTTGAAAATTCCGGAATTTCGGAAATACCCTGAAAGGCTCAGCGGTTCTTGCCGGATCGTCTCCGGCGGCAGGACCGTTGGTAACAGATACCCGTGCCACCCTGACACGAAGCCGCGTCGGCAGATGTTTGCAGAACAAAATCGGGGCATCCTGTGCAATGGCAATCGCTTTGTCTATTGTATTGGCCAGTTCCCGCACATTACCAGGCCAGTCATACACAAGAAGGATATCGAGAAATTCAGGAGAAAAACTTTTTGGTTTCATCCCATACCTCTTGCAAAGCTTAACAGTGTGGAACGTGGCCAGTTGTTTGATATCTTCGCGACGTTCCCTTAGTGGAGGCAAATGAATTGTAAAGGATCGGATACGAAAAAGGAGCTCGTTTCGAAACTGGCGGTTTTGCACCATCTTATCGAGATCCCGATTCGTGGCCACCACCAGCCTGAAATCGCTCTCAATTTCTCCCTTGCCACCTATGGGCCGAAGGCGGCGTTCCTGAAGGACCCGAAGAAAGGCCTTCTGAAGGAACAGTGGAAGTTCGCCCACCTCATCAAGAAAGAGTGTTCCCCCGTCAGCCTGCTTGAGCAGGCCAATGTGTGGGGTGTCGGCTCCTGTAAAAGCTCCTTTTTCGTGACCGAAAAGCACACTTTCCACGAGTGTTTTGGGAAGGGCAGCGCAATCGACCACCACAAAATTCTTCTTGGAGCGCTGGCTGTTGGAATGAACTGCCCTTGCAAAAAGTTCTTTGCCGGTGCCGGTTTCACCCGTGATGAGGACGTTGGCGTCACTTTGGGCAGCCTGAGCCGCAAGCTTAAGACAGTCGGTTAACTGCGGGCTCTCTCCAATGATGTTCCCACGCATGAAAGCGCCTAGTGGCTTTGCAAGCTTCTTCTCCTCCCGATATCGAAGGGCTCTTGCCAGGTGTTGGATCATCGATTCTGCAGAAAAGGGCTTTTGGATGTAGTCCCAGGCGCCACTTCTTATTGCAAGCTCCGCGCCGTCAGGCTCGCCCTGCCCGGTTATGATGATGACCTCTGGCGAGGAGGGGGTTAACATGATACGGGGTAACACATCGAGCCCGTTTCCATCAGGCATGCGCACATCGAGAAACACCACATCAAACGCCCCTGTGGATGCCTTTTCAAAGCCATCCTTGAGCGTAATGGCATTAGTGCTTTCATATCCCCTCTCCCTTAGGACGTCGCACAGGGCATCGCAAATCATCTTGTCGTCATCTATGATCAGAATATTTGCCATTATCTTGTTATCCGTCCAGCGCCTTTCGAATGGTCTTTGCCATCTCCGCAGTGACAACGGGCTTCATGACGTACGCCGAAATGTCCATGGCCTCCTCTTCTGTGATCTGTTCACTGAAACCCGTGCAAAGTACTGTGGGAATATCGGGTCGAATCCGAGTGAGTTGTTGGGCCAATTCTTTGCCCGTCATATTCGGCATGATTTGGTCAGTGATGACCAAATCGAAGCTGTCTGGTTCAGCCCTGAAAGCCTCCAGGGCCTCGATGCTGCTCGTTCTTGCAACGACCTGATAACTAAGACGCTCTAACATCAACTTTAAGGAGTCAACCACTATTTTCTCGTCGTCCACCAACAGTATTCGCTCGTTGCCCTTGGGAAGTTGTGCGGCCGGCCCAACGCCAGGCGCTACCTCTTCTTCCTTGGCCC
This portion of the Deltaproteobacteria bacterium genome encodes:
- a CDS encoding thioredoxin family protein translates to MPLAMDTNWDKEPLPVKTAFLNIDLDNFESEVVNEWRPVLLTCLHLSPDFKHQGEVLKGLSKIYGEALKVCLLDMNCIGAFRQKLGIAGTPTYLILHRGKEKGRMLGQTDRESLTAFVLKTLPQTKSLSVFV
- a CDS encoding sigma-54-dependent Fis family transcriptional regulator gives rise to the protein MANILIIDDDKMICDALCDVLRERGYESTNAITLKDGFEKASTGAFDVVFLDVRMPDGNGLDVLPRIMLTPSSPEVIIITGQGEPDGAELAIRSGAWDYIQKPFSAESMIQHLARALRYREEKKLAKPLGAFMRGNIIGESPQLTDCLKLAAQAAQSDANVLITGETGTGKELFARAVHSNSQRSKKNFVVVDCAALPKTLVESVLFGHEKGAFTGADTPHIGLLKQADGGTLFLDEVGELPLFLQKAFLRVLQERRLRPIGGKGEIESDFRLVVATNRDLDKMVQNRQFRNELLFRIRSFTIHLPPLRERREDIKQLATFHTVKLCKRYGMKPKSFSPEFLDILLVYDWPGNVRELANTIDKAIAIAQDAPILFCKHLPTRLRVRVARVSVTNGPAAGDDPARTAEPFRVFPKFRNFQQATEQEYLQDLISLTRGNIKAACRICGMSRSHLYALLNKHKLSTRG
- a CDS encoding response regulator yields the protein MGLAVVHGIFKNYSGAITVDSEPEKGTTFHVYFPRAKEEEVAPGVGPAAQLPKGNERILLVDDEKIVVDSLKLMLERLSYQVVARTSSIEALEAFRAEPDSFDLVITDQIMPNMTGKELAQQLTRIRPDIPTVLCTGFSEQITEEEAMDISAYVMKPVVTAEMAKTIRKALDG